In Pseudorca crassidens isolate mPseCra1 chromosome 16, mPseCra1.hap1, whole genome shotgun sequence, one DNA window encodes the following:
- the PCBD1 gene encoding pterin-4-alpha-carbinolamine dehydratase isoform X1, giving the protein MAGKAHRLSAEERDQLLPNLRAVGWNELEGRDAIFKQFHFKDFNRAFGFMTRVALQAEKLDHHPEWFNVYNKVHITLSTHECAGLSERDINLASFIEQVAVSMT; this is encoded by the exons ATG GCTGGCAAAGCGCACAGGCTAAGTGCTGAGGAGAGGGACCAGCTGCTGCCAAACCTGCGGGCCGTGGGGTGGAACGAGCTGGAAGGCCGGGATGCCATCTTCAAGCAGTTCCACTTCAAAGACTTCAATCGG GCTTTTGGCTTCATGACAAGAGTGGCTCTTCAGGCTGAGAAATTGGACCACCATCCTGAATGGTTTAACGTGTACAACAAG GTCCACATCACCCTGAGCACTCATGAGTGTGCGGGCCTTTCAGAACGGGACATAAACCTGGCCAGCTTCATCGAGCAAGTAGCAGTGTCCATGACGTAG